A stretch of Lactuca sativa cultivar Salinas chromosome 6, Lsat_Salinas_v11, whole genome shotgun sequence DNA encodes these proteins:
- the LOC122194729 gene encoding secreted RxLR effector protein 161-like gives MAFGMKITPSLDKPTVYMNLYCQMIGSLMYMTASRPYIMFFVCYYARFQANPCEPHITAIKNIFRYLKRSFSLGIWYPSSLGFFVQTFLDADLGRYGLDKKSTMGGCQFLGGKLVSWQSKKQTFISLSTAKVEYIVTAYYTSQVIWIQSQLRDYGINMKQIPLYCDSGSAILICHNPVQYSMTKHITLIYNFIKDHVEDGNVEIHFVRFADQLTDIFTKALLEQTFNCILQGLGMIEAESISKPPLQS, from the coding sequence ATGGCATTCGGAATGAAAATAACACCGTCTCTGGACAAGCCAACTGTTTATATGAATCTCTATTGTCAAATGATAGGTTCATTGATGTATATGACTGCTAGTCGTCCATATATCATGTTTTTTGTCTGCTATTATGCCAGGTTTCAAGCGAATCCTTGTGAACCCCACATCACTGCTATAAAGAATATCTTCAGGTATCTCAAGCGATCATTCTCACTAGGAATATGGTACCCTTCAAGTTTAGGTTTCTTTGTGCAAACGTTTTTAGATGCAGATCTAGGAAGATATGGTTTAGATAAAAAAAGTACTatgggaggatgccaatttcttggtGGCAAACTCGTAAGTTGGCAATCTAAAAAGCAAACTTTCATCTCCCTATCAACTGCTAAAGTAGAGTACATAGTCACTGCCTATTATACTTCACAAGTTATCTGGATTCAAAGCCAGCTTCGTGACTATGGCATCAACATGAAGCAAATCCCTTTGTATTGCGATTCCGGGAGCGCCATTCtcatctgtcataacccagtgcaataTTCAATGACCAAACACATCACACTGATATataacttcatcaaagatcatgtggaagatggaaatgtcgagatACACTTTGTAAGATTCGCTGATCAGTTAACCGACATCTTCACAAAAGCCTTGCTTGAGCAAACCTTCAATTGTATTcttcaaggcttaggaatgatagaGGCTGAATCTATTTCGAAACCACCTTTGCAGTCATAA